A single genomic interval of Syntrophaceae bacterium harbors:
- a CDS encoding DUF3015 family protein, with product MKKVVVLVVVSAFMLSAGTSVAATLNQKNTGCGLGSMIFADQNGLVSQTFAVTTNGTFGNGTFGITSGTSNCDRPATFASNQKLQEFVADNMDNLARDIARGSGEYLNTLAVLAGVPEGSRADFYGRLQANFSNIYTSDKVTHIDVIKNLEPFVTYL from the coding sequence ATGAAAAAAGTAGTTGTTCTCGTCGTTGTCTCCGCGTTCATGCTGTCTGCCGGCACATCTGTGGCGGCCACCCTGAACCAGAAGAACACGGGCTGCGGTCTGGGCTCGATGATCTTCGCAGACCAGAACGGACTCGTCTCACAGACCTTTGCCGTCACCACCAACGGGACGTTCGGCAACGGGACCTTCGGAATCACGTCCGGAACCTCCAACTGCGACAGGCCCGCGACTTTCGCTTCCAACCAGAAGCTCCAGGAATTCGTGGCGGACAACATGGACAACCTGGCCCGGGACATCGCCCGCGGCAGCGGCGAATACCTCAACACGCTGGCCGTTCTGGCGGGAGTGCCCGAGGGCAGCCGCGCCGACTTCTATGGCCGTCTCCAGGCCAATTTCTCCAACATCTACACGTCCGACAAGGTCACGCACATCGACGTGATCAAGAACCTGGAACCCTTCGTGACGTACCTGTAA
- a CDS encoding M48 family metalloprotease, whose protein sequence is MTHHRKTTPRACLALVLAILLSLSAFPLTSGAAGLSIEEEKKLGREIYEKLEKANALSKNQKVVDYVRKIGAQILANQQMVPFDYTFHVINSSAINAFATPGGYIYIYRGLITLAENESELASVIAHEIGHANNRHISQMIEKSQKLNMAAVAGVIAGALLGGGGGAGAAVAMGTVAGAQTLALQYSREFEEEADRAGMAYLAAAGYDPKSMVDFMKLMRRHEYYSNLVPSYFLTHPGTSDRIRYLDNLLEARYTSPGKDSIVGGFRRIQVEMLMEERNLEPVLTRFREELKKNPSDVNALYGIAVVQAKLGHTKDAEANIRAALRLAPEDPEILRDAGVIAYLAGNYPDAAQFLRKAYQVNDADAETALYLGRAYEQTGDTITALEVYRKALAAGVADDQIHYGLATAYGKLDNPGESHYWFGTYFKNRNKKDSALFHYRAALGHYPADSDRAREIRQAIETLQKPPQKPAAAQTDPRAPSRSRRVPF, encoded by the coding sequence TCCTGTCCCTGTCCGCATTCCCCCTGACGTCGGGCGCGGCGGGCCTCTCGATCGAGGAAGAGAAAAAGCTCGGCCGCGAGATCTACGAAAAGCTGGAAAAGGCCAACGCCCTCTCCAAGAACCAGAAGGTTGTCGACTACGTCCGCAAGATCGGCGCCCAGATCCTGGCCAACCAGCAGATGGTCCCCTTCGACTACACCTTCCACGTGATCAACAGCTCGGCGATCAACGCCTTCGCCACGCCGGGGGGCTACATCTATATCTACCGGGGCCTCATCACCCTGGCGGAAAACGAGAGCGAACTGGCCAGCGTGATCGCCCACGAGATCGGCCACGCCAACAACCGGCACATCAGCCAGATGATCGAAAAGTCGCAGAAGCTCAACATGGCTGCCGTGGCCGGCGTCATCGCGGGGGCCCTGCTGGGCGGGGGCGGCGGGGCCGGTGCGGCGGTGGCCATGGGCACGGTGGCGGGGGCCCAGACGCTGGCCCTTCAATACAGCCGGGAGTTCGAGGAGGAGGCGGACCGCGCGGGGATGGCCTACCTCGCGGCTGCGGGGTACGACCCGAAGAGCATGGTGGACTTCATGAAGCTCATGCGGCGCCACGAGTATTACTCCAACCTCGTCCCCTCCTACTTTCTCACCCACCCGGGGACGAGCGACCGCATCCGCTACCTCGACAACCTCCTGGAGGCCCGCTACACCTCGCCCGGCAAGGACAGCATCGTGGGAGGGTTCAGGCGGATCCAGGTCGAGATGCTGATGGAGGAGAGGAATCTCGAGCCCGTGCTCACGCGGTTCCGGGAGGAGCTGAAGAAAAACCCCTCCGACGTCAACGCCCTGTACGGGATCGCCGTGGTGCAGGCCAAGCTGGGGCATACGAAAGACGCCGAGGCGAACATCCGCGCGGCGCTGCGGCTCGCCCCGGAGGACCCCGAAATCCTGCGGGACGCCGGCGTCATCGCCTACCTGGCGGGCAACTACCCCGATGCGGCGCAGTTCCTGCGGAAGGCCTACCAGGTGAACGATGCCGACGCGGAGACGGCCCTCTACCTGGGGAGGGCCTACGAACAGACGGGCGATACCATCACGGCGCTCGAGGTGTACCGCAAGGCGCTCGCCGCGGGGGTCGCCGACGACCAGATCCACTACGGCCTCGCCACGGCGTACGGCAAGCTGGACAACCCCGGGGAGTCGCACTACTGGTTCGGGACCTACTTCAAGAACAGGAACAAAAAGGACAGCGCACTGTTCCACTACCGGGCGGCGCTCGGCCATTATCCGGCCGACAGCGACCGGGCCCGGGAGATCCGCCAGGCGATCGAGACCCTTCAGAAACCGCCCCAGAAACCGGCTGCGGCGCAAACCGACCCCCGCGCACCGAGCCGGTCGAGACGGGTTCCCTTCTGA